TAATGCTATGTGACTGTACTTATTAAGTAACTAAAGAAGCTAACATTGACTTTATCTTGGTTACAGTAGCTTTTACCGACAGGCAGctaaaagtactttaaaatcTGCAAAGATGTAGCTAACACTGGAGATAAAGAAGAGATttgaaatgtgtaaaaaaaaaaaaaatacttatagTTAATATAGTTtgaattgtatttttattttttggctgtcaccataaACAGTTAATTATTGAAACACATCAGCAGATACTCAGAGCGCTGTCAGTtcagagctgcagacaaacaaacacactctgtcataggttatgtgtgtgtgtgtgtgtgtgtgtgtgtgtttgtttatgatgTTGATTGACAGGCGGCCTCAGAGCGTCCTGCAGGCGGTGATGAGGTGAAACTGAATGCAAACATcactttgactgacagctgtcagactGAAGAGACGCTGTCAGTTTCCTTTTCTTTAGATTTTCAGTCCTCAGTGATGATGCTTTCATCTCACTGCTGTTTTTTCTCCCCACACAGAACAAACATATCAGGGAGGAACCTCGTACACTCGTATCTGTTAAATGATGTTAAAAGCATCTTTTTAGACCCATAAAATGATGTGTGAATGATGTGCGGataatattacattttatttaacgcCATTCCTTTGATTGATGAAGTGTTTATTGTCACCAATAAATGATTGGTTATTTTGGTCAGGGACATGGATAATTCCTGGACAACCACAGCTTGTTATTCAGAGTGTATTAGCTTAGTGGAGAAAGTCGTGTATTAAATTGAACATCCTAACCAGCCACAGGAGAACATGGAGCCTGTCAGCTGTCCGTACAACAgaaacaccacagaagaagactaTGTCAGTAAGtttgtgtcctctgtcctctgcagAGACTGGACAGAAGAGGTTCGGATTAAGAAGACAGTGGACGCCTGGATCAGCACTTTAACCAAGGACATCCAGGTGAGTTCACacctgtgctggaacacctgtagcCAGATGCATATAACTGTGTAGattcagtgttcacacagagacagaaacattctttatttataaagccacaCATACggctgaatctgttttttaaatctaaatcatGTGTCGTTGGGCGCATGAGCACAAGCCTCATGTTCACTCCCACAGTTCACCATAAATGGATGGAGAAATGTCCTTAAAGAGCCGTTTGCATGTCGATAGTCGTACCTGCTCCACTGCTCGTTGCACCTGTCAATGAGAAACATGGCAAAGAGGAAGAAGTGCAGTTTCATCGACTGTGTCgcagcagcaatgtctccagCAGAGCAGCTGTCATCACGCACAGCTGTGAATGTTTGTAGCATCTGTACCAACCATTcctcacatttctgcaaaccatcaaAATGTCCATCATCTTAATTATTGATTGATTTCGAGCATTCATGTTGAAACTAACTTTATAAAGCGTAGATGATGAAAATATCCATATTTGATACCATTTTTGATACCACAGGAAAATTGTCATTAAGGGGATAAAATTTCAAATGactattaaaaattattttcttggttaatagcagagaacagcagacaTTATACAGAAAAAAGAGCAGCTGGTAGCTGTGTATCaatactgcagaaaatgagGATTAAAACAGTTCCAAATATTCAGAGTCAATGTGtttcaataaagcaatattTTGACAACACTACATTTTACACAGCAGCCTAAAAACATAAGAACATTCGCCATGAAATTGACAATCTATGAACACTGTTACCGTCTCTCAATTTAAATTCAGCCACCTCCTCTCACCTGCACATATCTCAGATCAAGTTTGATTGTCTGTTCTCCTTCTTCATCCTTCTCttgcttcttttttcttcttctttgtcctcCCCTTGTCCTCAGGCTGAGATGTCCTCAGAGGATGCTGCACTGACATCACAGCAGGGGGCTGCAGGGAGCTCCACCCACACAGGTAGGGGGAGGCCAGTGAGCGCGCCCAAAGGAACAGGAAGTAAGAATGTGGCGGGGAGAGGAAGCAGAGGACAGACATCTGGACACAGAGCGGTCAGTCTGGGCTCTGCTCTGATCGATTGATTTCATTGATTTAATCGCTAACGTACAGGTGACGACTCATTGCTGTGATGCCATTGCTCCCAGCTGCAGGGGGCGAAGCCTGACAGAGCCACAGATAGGCTGGTGGAGAGTGACAGGGAATCGTACCTGACTCGTCTGTACGGCAGAGCTCCGTATGAAGGTCTGAGACGAACCCTGAAGAAGAGTCCCTACCTGCGCTTCAGCTCACCTGCCTCGCCGCTCGGCAGGAAGCCACACCCCCGGCTGGTGGAGAGCGTCACAGGTGAGGATGATTGATTTAAACAATAAACACCAGAGAGCAGAACAGTGTTATAAAACATACGGACTCATCTTGTCTCCATCAGGTGTGAAGGTGAAGTCCTGTAAAACTCAGACATGTTTGGCTCCTCCCATCACTCCGTCACCTGCACGACCTCAgcatcatgacatcatcagggccTCCCGCCTGACCTCTGGTGACCCCACTGACCTTTCAGTGATTCCTGCTGACACTTTCTCCGTTCCCATGGCGATCCCTCTGGGTCAGTAAACTAATAAACATCTGCACATTACTGTTTTTAATATAAGTGTCAGTTTATATGAAATAAACGAGAACAACCAGAGCTAACTGTCTGAACATGAAGGACTCCATTATCCAGAAATCCCTGCACGGTAACAGACATTTATGAAATATAGGTCTTTTTAAGATTTCAGTTAGTCCTCTTTGACGTTTAttagaaatattaaaataaaatctggcTTAAATGTAActttaataaataaagaatgtctgctgctgtttctcagattgaattaaacaaaaagtaaaaaaaaaaacaaaattgaataaaaaaaagtagcaaataaaaatgataaaacgttactaaaaattaaaaatataaataatgatagaaaataaatataataataatataataataatgctaataataaattattttaaaaatttttttgaaaaaataaaatctaaaaaattCAAACAGTAAAATGTTAAACATGTAAGTTGTCCTTCCCTCAGGTCGTCCCAGGATCGACTCCTCTTCCAGGTGTCTCACTGagcgtcgacaggaagtgacatcaccaCCTGCAGCTCTTCCAGAGTCTAGCATGGTTGCTGTGGACGAAGGAGCACCTGAGCTCCAGTCTCAGGTGAGTCTGACTGTGCCTTCcagtacccatactaccatactacttagtatgccagaaaagatttagtatgtcccactACACAGTATGTCACATGCGGTaagcaagccagcatgcttttctggcttttctgacccacaatcctttgcacATTTGAAGGtacgtcacatcgactgagctgcaaacagatgacagcttgacagaagcCGTAATGACAGATGACAGCGTGTTCTagtgactgatgaccagttgTATAATAAAACTTGGCAAGACATTTAGCTCGAAATCCATTTTattgacacaaacaaataaaatatttggatctaaacaatatacaaaaaatCATATGTAAGATAAACTCAATATTAAAAACATTCAGAGGTAATACAGCTAACAGCACAGAGCCACATCACTCAGCAGACGCCTGACTAAGATTCTTGTATCAGTGTCCATGAGGAGCGAGCTCAGTTCACTGGAGTCAGGTCCATACTTCTCACAGATATCCTGTGTAAGAAAGCACACAAGTATATGTTCTTCATTTTGTATCAGTCTgacacaaaaccagcctgaaaatgaacaaATGTGAAACGACTGCATGAGAGTCGATGGAGCGCAGCAGTTATGATGTCAGACCCTTGTTGTTAAGCAGCGGAAGGCTGTACTCGGTCGCGCTCGGCTGCTGCaagtctctagtgtgcttaCTCTACGGGCCTTACCTGCATCATCCAGTTAATTGTGTATGCggcagttgaaccattttgaCTTTATGCACCAGGGGGTGAACAGGGCCCTGTGTTCAGggcccaactggtccagccacagggtccagattcccctcagtcattagtttaaggtccacacagtttaatatactcagcgtcatacttgcgtttgttCATGTCGTCAcgctagtttgctgtctttgttgtgtaGCCGTCCATTCTctcactctacaacaggaaatggcGCGTCAACATAAAAgcttgtgccagaaattcactgtacttaaaaataaagtgtgttttttacaaactcaaGCGAGTcatttgtggtccattcagaacggacccatgacccacttttggatcatgacccaccagttgggaaccactgatggGTGGAATGCACCGTGAATCCTCAGGCCAGTCTGTATGAAGTGCTGCTGGCGCCCCCTGCAGGCTGCTCAGCTCATCACAGCCAAACTGCTTGTCATACTGAGGTTGCCATGGTTACCTCCTCTTCCAGAACAGGTCTGATTGGTTCACACTGAGGCCTTTAAAGAAGTTTCTGTTTGAATCAATACACCTCACACTGAGTGAATACACTGAAGATGAACAAACTGATCACATCTGGTTGCTAAGCAACAGCATCAGCTTAAACCTGAAGATGTAAACTGTTGTAAAAAGTGTGACACAAAAAGACCTGTCCGCCTGTGATGattacagtttttttctttaattagtTTTAGTCTTAGTCTGTCTAACAGTGTAGATCATTTTCATGGACTgttcacatttatttgtttctgctttatttttctAGTTTCACTGAAACTGTGAAATAAAGTTGCATGAAAAACCTCAGAGGAAtcaggaggtcagaggtcactgacaggtgtgtttgtgttgacagGAGGAGCAACAGGATGCAGGTGaagttcctcctcctcctcctcctcctcctcctgctgacaTCATCGAGAAGAAgagtgaagaagaggagaaTGAAGAGGACGTTTTCCCTGGAACTGACTTTCTGTCTGTTGCTGACATTGCCCAGGTAACCATCAccttccccctcctcctcctcctcctggtgTATGTGTCTGAactgctgtgagtgtgtgaagcagctgcagtcccacagctcctcctgctggagacaaacagacatacaGCCTGTCTATCAGTCAGCATAATAACTCTGTATTCCACCTGGAAGTCCAAACTGGAGCAGGTCACTGCCTCAGGTGTTATTGATCCTCTTTTTATTGATTCAGTTCATCAGTTGGTGTCATTTATtgatttaaaggtccaatgtgtaggatttagggggatatataggcagaaatggaatataatataataagtatgttttctttagtgtacgatcacctgaaagtaagaattgttgtgtttttatgaccttagaatgagacgtttatatcgCCATAGAGAGCGGGTCCTCATCCATCGCCATGTTGTACcgctgtgtttctacagtagcccagaacaacCAAAGTAGaccaaacgctggctctagatagggacattcacATTATTTAATCAGCTAATGTAGTTAGCCGCCCCTCCACAACAAGCAGCAttgaaaaacacagactttttttttaagcatgaaactgctttattccgtgtttttaccaatttaaatcaactggtctgtctgtctggtccAAAACCTGCATTACTAATGACAGTATAGCACCAGTGTCTTTGTGTTCACCCTGTGTATGTGAGTGGAGAGCTTGCTACCTTCTACAATCTGTCTTAGCTTTTTCAGCCTtgtaaatgtatgaataaaCATCTTTGTTAAATGCCACAATCATGGAAACACTTTCAGTCCATCAGCCCCAAATAAGCTAGCTGGCCCACTGGCAGTTAGTGCTcactgctgtgggtgtgtgctttgtgccaGTGTTAGCTGGCTGTCACTGTGCAGCGGCTTGTTCTTTCCCTCAGCTCCTTCAGTGAACATGACCCAAGCACATCAGAGCAGAGATTACTGCTTATTTCTTAACAGTTTTGGTACCTAATGTTATATAGGCTACttggcaattttttttaatcatttaaatttGGCTGGGTGGTTAATAACACACTTTCCTGTGATGTGACAAACTCAGAGTacatatttgtcttttatttacccaCACTTCAAAATAACACTTGTCTCTGCtatcctcttcatcctcttgtTCTTCAGCAGGAGGAGGTGAGTGTTGTGGGTGAGGAGGCGCTGGAGTTGGACGGAGGTCCGTCTCCCCCTCCGGTCCTGTATCAGGGTCCAGTCTTCCCTCCACAGGCGCCCCCTGCCCTCCCTGCCCAGGATCAAGGCTCCATCCCGGGCCTCAACCCGCAGACAGACGCCCTGGAGAACCGTCTGGTGGAATGGTGAGAAACCAGTCTGAACTGGTCTGACACTGACAGAGGTGGTGTTAGACTTTCTTGTTATTTTGACAGACAGGGTTGTGAAAATTCTGTCATACTGTATTATTGGTAGTCATTTTAACTTGTAAAATATTAACGTGACCTCTGACGTTGTGTTTGTGATGTGTCAGGGTGGAGCAGCAGCTCATGTCCAGGATGATCTCAGAGATGTACCGCCCCCCTCTCTCTGACCCCGCCCAGAACGACTCCACAGACCAATCAGAGTCCAGGAAGCAGAGCGTCACCTCAGATATCGGTGAGCAGACGGGCCGAAGGATCAGTCAGAGCATGGTGTTTGgttctcatcatcatcagacttcatgagcatgtgtttgtgtgtgtgagttatgcaggacttttatttgtaactgagtattaatacttttactgaagtaaagtatctgagtacttcttccacagCTGCTGTCCGTTGTGTGAAGAGTTATGTTGTCCTGAGTTGAGGCttgaaggtggaggaggagaaccTGACTGTAGATGTTTCTGTGTTCAGTGGAGGCAGCAGGAGGTGGAGGTCTGCAGCTGTTTGTGGACTCCAACATGTCGGTGGACTCGGCTCTGATCCGTCAGCTGGTCAGTGAGGTTCTGGCAGAACACGTGGCCCTGATGCTGGGACAGAGAGACTCCATAGAACCAGGACCAGAGCTGGAACCAGAACCAGGGCCAGGATCACATCAGGAGGTACAGAGTGTTCAGtcctcagtctgtctgtgtgttctgACCATAAACTGATACCTGCTGCTGGTTCTGTTCCAGGACAAACCAGTACCACTGGTCCCTACACCAGTACCAACGCCTCCACCCAGCCCCACACCTTCCAGCAGGGAGACACCAATCCTGACCACACCCCCTCCATCTGAACCAACCAGCCTGCTGAATGAGGAGCCAATCACAGCTCCAGGTGAGACAGCAGTCCAGATGATACCTATATGTGTACATGTAGCATCAGCATTATtaactgtgatgatgatgatgatgatgatgatttgtctctctctgactgACTGTGACCTCAGAGCCTGTAGCCACGCCGACCTCCAGCCCTGAGCCCGCCCCCTCAGCAGGAAGTCCTCCTGCTCCCCATCAAGCCCCGCCTTCTCTGACCTGGGGCAACGCTGAGCTGCCATTGGACGAGGAGAGACCTGAGGAGCACCTGGATACACGCCCGCAGCCTCTGTACGTACACACCAATACACTCTAATGACACCCAGGTGCATTGTGGGAGATGTAGGACCAGAGATGACTGactgctctctcctcctgcagggTGATGTCAGTAGCACAGGAggagcctcctctctcctccccttctcttccctccatccctcctgcTCTGTCcccgtctcctcctcctcctcctcctcctcctggtccTGACCCCAGACCAGCGTCCCCGTCCAGCTCCTCAGAGGACTCCAGCACCAGTAGCACCAGTAGCACCAGTACAGTGACAGCAGGGACTGAAGCAGCGCTGAAGCACATCTCAGAGGGAGAGCTGCTCATCAGTGTCAACCAGCTGGCTGCCATGACAGGTATCTTCATcaccaacatcatcatcatcaccatcatcatcatcagtatcaTTATAATCACTTCGATATCTTTTCTGTTCTCAATATTTAAAACTAAACTTAGAagcattttacaaaaaaactcACACGactctctgtccatctgtctgactgtctgtctgtctctctgtctgtctgtctgtctgtctgtctgtccctcagaGGAGGAGGCTGTCTGCAGTTTCTCCAGCTCTCTTCAGGAGCTGCAGGACATGGTGAGCAACATGTTTATAATCACTTGTCACCACTGACAGTAATATTGCAGGCTGTAGtatttcctgtgtgtctgtttggtcacttcctgtccctCCTGCAGGACTTTGACCCCCCGAGTGAGggacaggtcagaggtcacgaACTCCTGCTGAACAAGATGGAGCAGAGAGTCACACACCCACCCAGAGGAGAGAGGCCACAGCCAGAggtacatgcacatacacatagaAGCCCCTTTtgcactgcctgttcaaggcaggaatatcGCGTCGTTATTCCGACTCGCCATtttgtataaaaggtacagATACAGAGAGGAGTGTCAGAGTTGCTTGCCTTTAAGCCGGCAGCAACAGCATCTGTGTAAAGGGGGCAGAAAGCAGGAATGAATAGGTTTGACGTTTTGACGACGTGTTATGTGTGTGCAACTCACCGCTGGTAAATTTTagaagtagctgttagcagctaactcaaagaaaaagaacatcGGCCAAAAATGTCCTCGAATTGGGAGAacagtgaggtccaggagctcgttaccctccgagcagaggataAGATCAGCTGCTATATAATAGAGACCGTGAATGATTGTTTTTGCCATGTCATTGTTTAAGTGCTGCCAACACGAATCTTATATGTCGGACTACAGTCGGATGCTGTTGTATTACATGTCACACCCTTCACACCTCTTTTGCCAGCAAAAAAGGCGTGCTGCCTAAAATCACAgacccgagatacttgaactctgTCGCCTCTTGAACCTTCAcatatggtcatgagctctgggtagtgacctaaagaatgagatcgcggatacaagcagctgcaatgagtttcctccgtggcgtgtctgggctcagccttagagatagagttaggagctcggacatcaggagggagctcggactcgaaaggggtcagtttaggtggtttgggcatctgatccgGATGCTTCCTGGGCGCCTtttgttagaggtgttccaggcacgttcAACtcgtaggaggccccggggcagacccagaacactctgggggattacatatctcatctggcctgggaacaccttagggtcccccaggaggagctggaaagcgttgctggggagagggacgtctggggtgctttgcttggcctgctgcccctgtgagcCGGCCccggatgaatggatgaatatGGATGGATGGCGCAGCTTGACTCTGCCCTCATTTTGCGCTATTTAAAAAAGTGAACGCGACATAAAGAAGGGACGTCGTagcgatctctgtgtaaaaagagcTATACACATACACTaataacacagacacaaatatacacacacacagagtaaactGTAACCTGCTGTGACCTCAGGGCGCCTGGGGGAGGGATCAGGAGGAAGAGGTGAGCGTGGGTGAGGTGAGAGACGACTGGACCACAAAACCTCACAGGACTGCAAATACCAAGAGCTACAGCAAGAGTACAGCAGGCCAACGGGATCAAACCTCACCTGGACagatcagtcagtgtgcaggtaCGATATGACTGCCTTCAGACACAGCTGAGGGCTTCACTTCACACATTCATTAATGTCACAACatttgaatatatattttatgttcCATTAGATTCAGACTGTGTCTGCAGGTACACTGGTAGTTTTTAAACAGATTCTTTTCTTctctatggaaacaagcccaaaagaagcaacggatacatatatatagagaaaggtgacatttagagagcaagcccaaataagcaactccactttagaaacaagcccagaGTTGCGGCTCAtaagcagacctggcaaccctgcggcttctcctcctcacatttcttacGTCCTCCTGCGtactgacgtgggacgtatcccgcctctcattggctgatgctctttgtcagtcgtttcacacagttttctagcatgccagatatccagtcccagtcgcagatgagggggcgacttgctcgtaggcttgttcacacatgaggactcgtcgtggcagactatctgccgactcaccttcgacccaaggtggctctcaagatcctctgcaacGTCAAAATCgcagtgaaaatcgtgtaatgtgaactaggctttaatATAACCCTATTTCTAACAGATGTGTCAGAGGGCAGTTTAGGAGCAACCAATCAGGACTCGGTTGCCATGGGTGACCTGACGATGGAGCCAGTTGGTacgctgacctctgacctccagaCTGACCTGACActgtctcctcctccacacctggaggacacacacacagcgggaCAGGTGACAAActcactgagacacacacactgagacactgcTTACTTAGTGAAGTGAAATcaactgactgtgtgtgtgtgtgtgtgtgtgtgtgtgtgtgtctgtgtctgtgtgtgtgtgtgtgttcaggttgtTGCTGTCAGACCAATCCACAGACAAACAGGTAAGAAGCTCAGTGATGGTGTCCTTTTAAAGTAGGTCGTCCACATGCTTTTGTCCACACGGTGTTTGTATATGACCACCAGAGGGCGCTGTAGTTCCACcactcactgtctgtctgttcaatAGTTCCCTTGTTACtaattccatcagtgtgtgtctcTCCCAGTCAGTTCCACTGGTTTCACTGGTCAGGACTCAGAGATTCAGACTGGTCTCTGGGTGCTTTGATATTAACTTTGATTTATAGCAAGAACTACTTGTATAGtcgttttatatatatatatgtatataaagcAAAGACactcattaaaaacacacacacatacacacacgcacacactgaaaacattgtgtatgtgtgtgtgaacagctCCACACTGACTGCAGCCTCTCTGTCACCAGCTCTCCATACATGGTAATGTTTATACTGACTGAGCTGCTTCAGTGTATtgttacactgtgtgtgtgtgtgtgtgtgtgtgtgtgctcattaCAACAATAACAGCAGAGTTTCCTCAGATTTCATCAGTTATCAGCTGATATTTTGGTTTATTGGTTATAAATGTTATTTACATGTTGtgtgtcttaaagggacagttcaccccaaaatcaaaaacacgtttccttttacctgtagtgctgtatatcagtctagatagttttggtgtgagttgcagagtgttggagatatcagctgtagagacgtctgttttctctccagtataatgaaactcagcttgtggtgctcaaagcaccaaaaaactatttgaaaaatgactcagttactcaagataatccacagaccttgttgtgagcagcttcatgtaggaactattttatgtctactgaactacacctggcaACTGTGTCACCGCGCAGAAGGAAGCCTGCTTTTACTCATGGACGTGAGGCTCGTGCtcgtgacagtgtgagatgtaaacttTAATGGTGTCCTCGTCGGTAactttagctagctcagtggtgctacggaagctaacagtagatgcatgctctcttctgtgcagtgatacggtcGGCAGCTGAAGTTTAGTAGAAAGTAAGTGTAATGTCCCCACATGTCTCGTGAAGGAGTCTCAGGTCTGAAGAGGAGGACACGTGTTTCATTACTACACTTTGATTAAAGTCAGAAAACCTCAGCAAAGTTTTACACAAATATTTTATACTTCTTTTCTCTTTAAAGCAGTACTTCAGTTTTGtaaagctgctgctgatgatgtgACTTTAGCCCAAATCTGATGATCTGCTTAATGATAAACTACAATTTAGCCTTTTATAGCATAGTTAGCTGCGATCATTAGCCTGGTGattaaggggccgtacacatgccacatcTTAAACCGCTTGCTAGGCAATCTTAACAAGCACCGTATCAAACCTGATGTACCTGAAACCCTGAGAGCAGAgttgatcttcttccaggagctgtttataagtgtgtaggcctatcgtctgtgggacagatgtaaagctctgggtagccctgcactaacatatatattatatatatatttacagaagaagggaaagatatctgtcggctgtgattggttgttcctcgtcacatgacatgcggtgtgcgctgctgtgttccaaatgttgaactcagtttatctcaAAGTGCAGCCGTCTCTCTCTGGCGTTTGAGCGCGCCTGCCgtgcgtctacattgaaaatagggctgcaactaacgattattttcattgtcgactaatctgtcgattatttgttcaattagtcgactaatcattttatcgagaaatgtgttaaaatgttgaaaaattgtcggtctgtctctcccaaaccccaaaactgtcatctaatgtcttgtttcatactcacaccaaaggtttttagttcactgtcacgggagagtgtgtaaagctgccaatatttgaacataagaagctgcaataagagtattttggggtacttttatagtacttttctatgactcaaaccgattagtcgactactaaaatagtcaccagTTATTTTCATAGTTGATTACTCATCAgttagtcgactaattgttgCAAAACAATTAATTTGAGGGCAGAAAaacgtggcatgtgtacggcccctaaaggaatacttcagccACTGAATGatcatttgtttatcagttactcaGCGTGTGTTCCGTTAAATTCAtggaggaattttttttttcttatgggcctccacggtgaacggaGAGTCCAAAAGAGGCtaattttcttcatgaattgaagtaaagaGGGACcacctttaacaacagcaacttAATCAAAccatccgtttacaaactctcacacaactcgtgcagtataatccaagtctcatttatccagttgtacgCTCAGTatttcacaaacacatgactTTTACCTAGAAAactttactatttaaaactgatctgaaagtgaaacttatctatgttCTCTTCAAAACCAGATTTCATTGATCAAAACACTCATTTTACCtccctgaacacaggagctgctggtctacccctgcctccatcagttgttttgtttgtgttgtgtgattttgggctatataaataatattagACTAAATCCAAATTAACCTTTAACAAATTAACCCAGAAGTTTTAATATaactttgctgttgttaaatgtggtctctgtttttggattctccgctCACCGTGGAGGCCTGAGAGAAAACTGATACACacggtcattttgtgggtgaagtgttcctttaatcaTCTCCTCAGACTGATGTTTTCTCCCGAGGTTCAGCGGTCCGCTCTGCGCTGGGtgtagtgtgtgaaatgtgtgtagtttgaatgtaaacaggaagtagcagCATCAGTGGGATCAGTGTGTCTGGATGAGAGTCAGGATGTGGAGTCAAtaaactcacacatacacacacacacacacacacacacacacacagatcctgtactgaaacaacacacagtcagtgatgtgtgtcagtgtttacttt
This Epinephelus lanceolatus isolate andai-2023 chromosome 15, ASM4190304v1, whole genome shotgun sequence DNA region includes the following protein-coding sequences:
- the kiaa0586 gene encoding protein TALPID3 isoform X3 encodes the protein MSSRLASSSERQRGSSGETSPDQSSCSSDTGDVLIRSTRVLPLDRGHEGKPGPGSGSVHITVQKLRDPLVQPPLSEQQQRSSGSEKRQQRLKPRQKPENAPPLRVVGHGQTDGLRKPGLTKENREPRRRRPAAESSPDRKLSAGTHSDQQPGDDLLTSRFAAGGRGVVLAALKQRSHSAPHRREVRVQLLDPEPLRTSSQDAPAPSTSSKDAVGVAGVQMEAGLSSGCLRDATKAAAAAAAAAVAAAAPLIKAQSDMEARVCHLAEGVQRLLQADRDGGDRGRSLSQQTLHYLETLHSQQLQQQSQLLESALRMMTGHAPATRDLTASGQSPCLQVTHLDTAADVLSNQQQSSSATRAAAAAVETGPVAMATPYHDRWPEQTRDDWYRRGAPSVSTATQPAAGSHPQSSTSHSQAAARRANETLREMGRLKAEMKMLLTPEDSLITIRPGPDHHQAQQNLLQSQESHSNPNHLRSQSQQSKSQSKQSKSQSQQSKSQSQRSHSQSEQSHSLSQQSKSQENLLQSQQSHHHPNHLQSSQSQSQQSKSQENLLQSQQSKSHQNHLQSSQSQSQRSHSQLQQSQSQESHSQYQQSRSLQNLLQSQQNHLESSAHQSHSQYQQSRSQQSHAPCQQTELQQNQSQFQQVQSQQSPTHQTQPQLSQQSQSVVVQRRPVVPSMFEEAGLVLRQVRRQKKVLEENLEALLRAKTGEVLNCQLEAMAANRDWTEEVRIKKTVDAWISTLTKDIQAEMSSEDAALTSQQGAAGSSTHTGRGRPVSAPKGTGSKNVAGRGSRGQTSGHRALQGAKPDRATDRLVESDRESYLTRLYGRAPYEGLRRTLKKSPYLRFSSPASPLGRKPHPRLVESVTGVKVKSCKTQTCLAPPITPSPARPQHHDIIRASRLTSGDPTDLSVIPADTFSVPMAIPLGRPRIDSSSRCLTERRQEVTSPPAALPESSMVAVDEGAPELQSQEEQQDAGEVPPPPPPPPPADIIEKKSEEEENEEDVFPGTDFLSVADIAQQEEVSVVGEEALELDGGPSPPPVLYQGPVFPPQAPPALPAQDQGSIPGLNPQTDALENRLVEWVEQQLMSRMISEMYRPPLSDPAQNDSTDQSESRKQSVTSDIVEAAGGGGLQLFVDSNMSVDSALIRQLVSEVLAEHVALMLGQRDSIEPGPELEPEPGPGSHQEDKPVPLVPTPVPTPPPSPTPSSRETPILTTPPPSEPTSLLNEEPITAPEPVATPTSSPEPAPSAGSPPAPHQAPPSLTWGNAELPLDEERPEEHLDTRPQPLVMSVAQEEPPLSSPSLPSIPPALSPSPPPPPPPPGPDPRPASPSSSSEDSSTSSTSSTSTVTAGTEAALKHISEGELLISVNQLAAMTEEEAVCSFSSSLQELQDMDFDPPSEGQVRGHELLLNKMEQRVTHPPRGERPQPEGAWGRDQEEEVSVGEVRDDWTTKPHRTANTKSYSKSTAGQRDQTSPGQISQCADVSEGSLGATNQDSVAMGDLTMEPVGTLTSDLQTDLTLSPPPHLEDTHTAGQVVAVRPIHRQTAEQQQGGGGRVDVHLPSITPQEEEEEEEEEEVMEEVSAAADTESSSDDVF